A region from the Triplophysa rosa linkage group LG4, Trosa_1v2, whole genome shotgun sequence genome encodes:
- the lamp1a gene encoding lysosome-associated membrane glycoprotein 1a: protein MMGIRQTVTAGVCLTLMGCLVVTRAVTLEVKDGNSTCIKAELNAKFSITYNGTNGTNSVVFALPDSASTDNSTCNGVSQRLVASFGDGHALTLVFSSNGSLYGVTQVSLRYNLSDNSTFPQSTSADVVTVETNSSRISASMNSTYRCLSSSPISLNADVTVTFSDVRLEAYMQTGNLSTNESVCSADQTVTTVAPPKTTPAPSPSPPGVPERGNYTITSDNTTACLLAVVGLQLNVTYLSKTRNKSVSEVRNLQPNRTSFSGSCGVTVATLILTEDTTNLNFTFTLNSTSQKFHLSAVSVSARWPDMTAVFSAENSSLQYLQGSVGRSYMCSSEQTLAVVSDFSLNTFRLQLQPFNVTGNQFSAAEECRMDQENMLIPIIVGAALAGLVLIVLIAYLIGRKRTRAGYQTI from the exons gttgtTTGGTTGTGACGCGCGCGGTCACGCTGGAGGTGAAGGACGGAAACTCGACGTGCATTAAAGCGGAACTCAACGCGAAATTCAGCATCACCTACAATGGCACCAATGGCACG AACTCGGTTGTGTTTGCTCTGCCGGACTCGGCGTCTACAGACAACAGCACATGCAACGGCGTTTCTCAGCGTCTGGTGGCGTCGTTCGGTGACGGTCACGCGCTGACTCTCGTGTTCTCCAGTAACGGGAGTCTCTACGGGGTAACACAAGTGAGCTTACGCTACAACCTGAGTGACAATAGCACCTTCCCACAATCCACCAGCGCAG ATGTCGTTACCGTGGAGACGAACTCTTCTAGAATATCAGCAAGTATGAACAGCACATATCGCTGTCTGAGCTCCAGCCCCATCTCTCTGAACGCTGATGTCACCGTCACGTTCTCTGATGTTCGTCTGGAGGCGTACATGCAAACAGGAAACCTCAGCACAAACG agaGCGTCTGCAGCGCTGATCAAACCGTCACAACTGTGGCTCCACCCAAAACCACCCCTGCGCCATCTCCATCACCCCCGGGCGTCCCGGAGCGAGGCAACTACACAATCACCAGCGACAACACAACCGCCTGTCTGCTCGCTGTCGTGGGACTGCAGCTCAACGTCACTTACTTATCCAAGACTCGCAACAAG AGCGTCAGTGAGGTCAGAAACCTGCAGCCCAATAGGACGTCGTTCTCGGGGTCATGTGGGGTCACAGTCGCCACTCTCATCCTGACTGAAGACACAACAAATCTCAACTTCACCTTcacactg AATTCGACCTCTCAGAAGTTTCATCTGAGCGCTGTGAGCGTCTCCGCCAGGTGGCCTGACATGACGG cTGTGTTCTCAGCGGAGAACAGTTCTCTGCAGTATCTTCAGGGCAGTGTGGGTCGGTCATACATGTGCAGTTCTGAGCAGACGCTCGCTGTGGTGTCAGACTTCTCTCTCAACACGTTCAGACTTCAGCTTCAGCCCTTCAATGTCACAGGAAACCAGTTCTCAGCAG ctgAAGAGTGTCGTATGGATCAGGAGAACATGCTCATTCCCATCATAGTGGGAGCAGCTCTGGCGGGTCTGGTGCTCATCGTTCTCATCGCGTATCTCATCGGCCGTAAGAGAACTCGTGCCGGATATCAAACCATCTGA
- the grtp1a gene encoding growth hormone-regulated TBC protein 1-A, whose product MMDQRNGTRSGHQPQLRINVPSTARERVPSVDPYGFEHSGDFDYESYEELMSEYLAVLIRRSIKWSKLLQGKPRVDRNLKVKRYVRKGVPNEHRALVWMMASGALERMERNSGYYHSLLELHDPKLTETISTDLHRTFPDNIHFRQSSDPCLQRALYRVLLAYGHHNPAVGYCQGMNFIAGYLLIITKDEEKSFWLMDVLLGRILPDYYTPAMLGLKTDQEVLGELVKMKIPAVWKLLQDHGVMWTLLVSRWFICLYIDVLPVETVLRIWDCLFYEGSKILFRVALTLIRQHQADILPAQNLPDICERFKHITKGPDVHDCHTFMQKIFQEPGSLSMATVSKLRRSCRARIIAEES is encoded by the exons ATGATGGATCAGCGAAACGGCACGCGCTCCGGTCATCAACCGCAGCTGCGCATTAACGTGCCCAGCACCGCCAGAGAGAGAGTGcccag TGTGGATCCGTACGGCTTCGAGCACTCCGGTGATTTTGACTACGAGTCGTACGAGGAGCTGATGTCTGAGTACTTGGCAGTGCTCATTAGACGCTCAATCAAGTGGTCAAAACTACTTCAGGGAAAACCACGTGTTGATCGAAACCTGAAGG TAAAGCGTTATGTACGTAAGGGAGTTCCGAATGAACATCGAGCTCTGGTGTGGATGATGGCGAGCGGCGCTCTCGAGCGGATGGAGAGAAACTCTGGATATTATCATTCACTACTGGAGCTTCATGACCCCAAACTAACAGAAACCATCAGCACAG ACCTGCACAGAACTTTTCCAGACAACATTCACTTCCGTCAGTCGTCTGATCCGTGTCTTCAGAGAGCTCTGTATCGTGTGCTGTTAGCGTACGGACATCACAATCCGGCTGTGGGTTACTGTCAG GGAATGAACTTTATCGCAGGATATCTGCTCATTATCACTAAAGATGAGGAGAAATCTTTCTGGCTGATGGACGTGTTACTCGGCAGAATTCTGCCAG attaTTACACACCTGCGATGTTGGGTCTGAAGACGGATCAGGAGGTTCTGGGTGAGCTGGTGAAGATGAAGATTCCTGCCGTGTGGAAACTCCTTCAGGATCATGGAGTCATGTGGACACTGCTGGTGTCACGCTGGTTCATCTGTCTCTACATTGACGTTCTTCCCGTCGAg ACGGTTCTCCGGATCTGGGACTGTCTGTTCTACGAGGGTTCTAAGATTCTGTTCCGTGTGGCTCTTACTCTGATCCGACAGCATCAGGCTGATATCCTCCCAGCTCAGAATCTTCCAGACATCTGTGAACGCTTCAAACACATCACCAAAGGCCCTGATGTTCACGACTGTCACACGTTCATGCAG AAAATCTTCCAGGAGCCTGGGAGTCTCTCCATGGCAACCGTTTCCAAGCTCAGAAGAAGCTGTCGAGCTCGGATTATAGCGGAAGAGTCGTGA